A single genomic interval of Cellvibrio sp. PSBB023 harbors:
- a CDS encoding LacI family DNA-binding transcriptional regulator, whose translation MSNIRDVARLAGVSVATVSRALSNPEKVSAESLDKVHTAIAQVGYRPNMLARNFRSARAYAVVVLVPDIANPFYSLFIRALEDRAQQKGYAVLLGDTRGTPEREMEYIRRVETRLADGIVQLRPSSEKSQNNIPPDIPCVNACGCEYTTGPAIRIDNRAAAKTMVNYLISLGHKRIGVISGLKDNPHAIDRLEGYKEALAEAGIPFEKDLIAEGDFTMWSGLNAAFQFCNMKVRPTAIFSMNDEMAIGAMQTLKNQGIRIPEDMSVTGFDDIAYAKYSDPSLTTISQPAEEMGKMAMDMLLKVIEGEPLSQRECVLPTEFIIRKSTGPLLAKK comes from the coding sequence ATGTCCAATATTCGCGATGTTGCACGCTTGGCTGGCGTATCCGTTGCAACTGTTTCACGAGCCCTGAGCAACCCGGAAAAAGTCTCCGCCGAAAGCCTGGACAAGGTACACACCGCCATCGCCCAGGTCGGCTATCGCCCCAACATGCTCGCCCGCAACTTCCGCTCGGCACGCGCCTATGCCGTGGTTGTGCTGGTGCCCGATATCGCCAACCCCTTCTATTCACTCTTTATTCGCGCACTGGAAGACCGCGCCCAACAAAAGGGCTATGCCGTGCTCCTGGGCGACACCCGCGGCACTCCCGAACGCGAAATGGAGTACATCCGCCGCGTGGAAACCCGCTTGGCCGATGGCATAGTGCAATTGCGCCCAAGCTCGGAAAAAAGCCAAAACAACATCCCGCCCGATATTCCCTGTGTCAATGCCTGTGGCTGCGAATACACCACTGGCCCGGCAATTCGTATCGACAACCGCGCTGCCGCCAAAACCATGGTGAATTATCTGATCAGCCTTGGACACAAGCGCATTGGCGTGATCTCCGGCCTGAAAGACAACCCTCACGCCATTGATCGTCTGGAAGGTTATAAAGAAGCACTGGCAGAAGCAGGCATTCCTTTTGAGAAAGACCTGATTGCCGAAGGTGACTTCACCATGTGGTCCGGCCTAAACGCCGCCTTCCAGTTCTGCAATATGAAAGTGCGCCCCACCGCCATTTTCTCCATGAACGATGAAATGGCGATTGGTGCCATGCAAACCTTAAAGAACCAAGGAATTCGCATTCCGGAAGATATGTCAGTCACCGGCTTCGACGATATCGCCTACGCCAAATATTCCGACCCCAGCCTGACCACCATTTCACAACCCGCGGAAGAAATGGGAAAAATGGCGATGGATATGCTGCTGAAAGTTATTGAAGGCGAGCCACTGAGCCAGCGCGAATGTGTACTGCCAACCGAATTTATTATTCGCAAAAGTACCGGCCCGTTGTTAGCCAAAAAATAA
- a CDS encoding sodium:solute symporter family protein has translation MNLPVLDIAIILAYVAATLVVGFWISSRASKDIKSYFLGGNKLSWWQLGLSNASGMFDISGTMWLVYLLFVYGLTSVFIPWLWPVFNQIFLMVFLSAWLRRSGVMTGAEWITFRFGEGKGARLSHLIVVLFALVNVIGFIAYGFIGIGKFAAVFMPWQLAEDPHLNDVCYGLIITAITTLYVVKGGMFSVVFTEVLQFFMMTIACIAVGVIAMQRISPEMLNAAIPDGWTSILFSWELHVDWSEKLAAAQSKIDADGYELFAIFFMLMLFKGMLQSMAGPQPTYDMQRVLSAKTPKEAAKMSGFVTVVLMFPRYMLIAGLTVLALGLFMGDLNAMGDKLDFEQILPMVLAGDILPSGLLGLLIAGLLAAFMSTFAATVNAAPAYVVNDLYKRYINADADPKTYVKMSYLISVLFVIFGVAIGFFIPTLNQVIQWLVSALYGGYTASNVLKWYWWRFNGYGYFWGMLTGFAIAFPLIFTDIAPIQAFPFMFLACIAACVIGSLLTKPDDMAVLKKFYTKVRPWGFWGPVLAEVQKDYPQVGANKDFVRDAVNVVVGIVWQTALVAAPIFMVIKHWPEFIVAMAIAVVTSIFLWFNWYKKLEDYPADTPVSAVQGTNDEALVAKS, from the coding sequence ATGAATCTTCCTGTTTTGGATATAGCGATTATTCTCGCCTATGTTGCTGCAACCTTGGTGGTTGGTTTTTGGATCTCCAGTCGTGCGTCCAAAGATATAAAAAGTTATTTCCTCGGTGGTAACAAGCTGTCCTGGTGGCAGTTGGGATTATCCAATGCATCCGGCATGTTCGATATTTCCGGCACTATGTGGTTGGTGTATCTGCTGTTTGTCTATGGGCTTACCAGTGTTTTTATTCCCTGGCTCTGGCCTGTTTTTAATCAAATCTTTTTGATGGTGTTTCTCTCGGCGTGGTTGCGTCGCTCTGGTGTGATGACCGGTGCTGAGTGGATTACCTTTCGCTTCGGTGAAGGCAAGGGTGCGCGTTTATCCCATTTGATTGTGGTGTTATTTGCGCTGGTGAATGTGATTGGATTTATTGCTTACGGATTTATCGGTATTGGTAAATTTGCGGCGGTATTTATGCCTTGGCAATTGGCTGAAGATCCACACCTGAACGATGTGTGTTACGGATTGATTATCACCGCGATTACCACCTTGTATGTAGTGAAGGGCGGCATGTTCAGTGTGGTGTTTACTGAAGTGTTGCAATTTTTCATGATGACTATCGCCTGTATTGCCGTGGGTGTGATTGCTATGCAGCGCATTTCTCCCGAGATGTTAAACGCCGCGATTCCCGATGGTTGGACCAGCATTTTGTTCAGTTGGGAACTGCACGTAGATTGGTCAGAAAAACTCGCGGCAGCGCAAAGTAAAATCGATGCCGATGGCTACGAATTGTTTGCAATATTTTTCATGTTAATGCTGTTTAAAGGCATGTTGCAAAGTATGGCTGGTCCCCAGCCCACTTATGATATGCAACGTGTGCTCTCCGCTAAAACGCCAAAAGAAGCCGCTAAAATGAGCGGGTTTGTCACCGTAGTGTTGATGTTCCCACGTTACATGCTGATCGCTGGCCTCACCGTATTGGCGCTGGGGTTATTTATGGGCGACCTCAATGCCATGGGCGACAAGCTCGACTTTGAACAAATTTTACCGATGGTATTGGCGGGCGATATTTTGCCCAGTGGATTATTGGGGCTATTAATTGCCGGTTTGCTGGCGGCCTTTATGTCCACTTTTGCGGCAACGGTTAATGCGGCGCCTGCCTATGTTGTGAATGATCTCTACAAGCGTTATATCAATGCTGATGCAGATCCCAAAACCTACGTGAAAATGAGTTATTTGATTTCCGTATTGTTTGTGATTTTTGGTGTGGCGATTGGCTTTTTTATTCCCACACTCAATCAGGTTATTCAATGGCTGGTCAGCGCGCTCTATGGCGGTTACACCGCGTCTAACGTGTTGAAGTGGTACTGGTGGCGATTTAATGGTTACGGTTATTTCTGGGGCATGCTCACCGGTTTTGCCATTGCCTTCCCGTTGATTTTTACCGATATCGCACCGATTCAGGCTTTCCCCTTTATGTTCCTGGCTTGTATAGCCGCTTGTGTCATCGGTTCGCTATTAACCAAGCCTGACGATATGGCGGTACTGAAAAAGTTTTATACCAAAGTGCGCCCTTGGGGTTTCTGGGGACCGGTATTGGCTGAGGTGCAAAAAGATTATCCGCAAGTCGGTGCCAACAAAGATTTTGTGCGCGATGCCGTCAATGTCGTGGTTGGTATTGTGTGGCAAACCGCACTGGTAGCCGCGCCCATTTTTATGGTCATCAAACACTGGCCTGAATTTATCGTGGCGATGGCAATCGCGGTAGTAACCAGTATTTTCCTGTGGTTTAACTGGTACAAAAAACTTGAGGATTATCCGGCAGATACACCGGTTTCTGCGGTGCAAGGCACTAACGATGAGGCGCTGGTGGCCAAATCCTGA